Proteins encoded by one window of Deltaproteobacteria bacterium HGW-Deltaproteobacteria-18:
- a CDS encoding glycogen synthase GlgA: MITPPHDIVFLTSEIYPFSKSGGLADVMGILPLTLSRMGVNVAVITPFYGRLSTGQYPVHLVQENCPVGYPWADTTADIYLADYHGLPVYFIERGEYFDRRQYYCTHKGDYFDNCERFIFFCRAALSAIRHLDMGARIVHAQDWHAGLAMAYLAFWRRTDPFWTGVRTVMSIHNLAYQGRFSYRLFEQSGLPLEAWNMEGVEFYNSFNLLKAGIAYADKITTVSPSYAAEIMTPEFGCGLEGILTRRAADLVGILNGADYSIWSPENDQVLECTYSADKPEGKEDCKKHLMGMLGLSPELADRPLLGFIGRLRGQKGIDIVLDIIPKLMKLNVGLVVLGEGKAEFEAKLMSIMEDYPGRIVGVIGYTEEMSHLIQAGADIFLMPSRYEPCGLTQMYSLSYGTPPVATAVGGLRDTITPYPSSGANGFIFADPTPEALLTTVRKAVRVWEDRSAWKEVQVSAMQTRFSWENSARKYMDVYASLHGDLLETWRKT; the protein is encoded by the coding sequence CTACGGCCGGCTGTCCACGGGTCAATACCCCGTGCACCTGGTGCAGGAGAACTGCCCGGTGGGCTATCCATGGGCCGACACCACGGCAGACATCTATCTGGCCGACTATCACGGCCTGCCCGTATATTTCATCGAGCGCGGCGAATATTTCGACCGCCGTCAGTATTACTGCACGCACAAGGGCGATTATTTCGACAACTGTGAGCGGTTCATCTTTTTCTGCCGCGCAGCCCTTTCCGCCATCAGGCATCTCGACATGGGTGCTCGCATCGTCCACGCCCAGGATTGGCACGCGGGCCTCGCCATGGCCTACCTGGCCTTCTGGCGGCGCACCGATCCCTTCTGGACGGGCGTGCGCACCGTCATGTCCATCCACAATCTGGCCTATCAGGGCCGTTTTTCCTACCGACTGTTCGAGCAGTCAGGCCTGCCTCTGGAAGCCTGGAACATGGAGGGCGTGGAGTTCTACAACAGTTTCAACCTGCTCAAGGCCGGGATCGCATACGCCGACAAGATCACCACGGTCAGCCCCAGCTATGCCGCCGAGATCATGACCCCGGAATTCGGGTGCGGCCTGGAGGGCATCCTGACCCGTCGCGCTGCCGATCTGGTCGGGATTTTGAACGGTGCGGATTATTCAATCTGGAGTCCCGAGAACGATCAGGTCCTGGAGTGCACCTATTCGGCTGACAAGCCTGAGGGCAAGGAAGACTGCAAAAAGCATCTCATGGGCATGCTGGGCCTGTCTCCCGAGTTGGCCGATAGGCCTTTGCTGGGTTTCATCGGACGCCTGCGCGGCCAGAAGGGCATCGACATCGTGCTCGACATCATTCCCAAACTCATGAAGCTAAATGTGGGGCTGGTGGTTTTGGGCGAGGGAAAGGCCGAGTTCGAGGCCAAACTCATGAGCATCATGGAGGACTACCCTGGCAGAATCGTGGGTGTCATCGGGTATACGGAGGAGATGTCGCATCTCATTCAGGCCGGGGCTGACATCTTTCTCATGCCGTCACGCTACGAGCCTTGCGGACTGACGCAGATGTACAGCCTGAGCTACGGCACTCCGCCCGTGGCCACCGCGGTGGGCGGCCTCAGGGACACCATAACCCCGTACCCCAGTTCCGGGGCCAACGGGTTCATTTTCGCCGATCCCACCCCGGAAGCGCTTTTGACCACTGTGCGCAAGGCGGTGCGGGTCTGGGAAGATCGGAGCGCCTGGAAAGAGGTTCAGGTCAGCGCCATGCAGACACGCTTTTCCTGGGAGAATTCCGCACGTAAGTATATGGATGTTTATGCATCTCTGCACGGAGATCTTTTAGAAACATGGAGGAAGACATGA
- a CDS encoding glycoside hydrolase: MSIDKKYLKTKDICKVTFHLPADGTGGTATAFLVGEFNDWAMHSLPMKKLKDGSFKLTVDLPIGNSYQFRYLLDDDRWENDWSADSYCYSEYGNCENSVVEV; encoded by the coding sequence ATGAGTATTGATAAAAAATACCTGAAAACAAAGGATATTTGCAAGGTCACATTTCATCTGCCAGCTGATGGCACGGGTGGGACCGCGACGGCTTTTCTGGTTGGGGAGTTCAATGACTGGGCCATGCACTCGCTGCCCATGAAAAAGCTCAAGGACGGCTCCTTCAAGCTGACCGTCGATCTGCCAATCGGAAACTCGTACCAGTTTCGCTACCTGCTCGACGACGACCGCTGGGAGAATGACTGGAGCGCGGATTCCTATTGCTACAGCGAATACGGCAATTGCGAAAACTCTGTTGTTGAAGTGTAG